One genomic window of Gloeocapsopsis sp. IPPAS B-1203 includes the following:
- a CDS encoding PAS domain S-box protein → MKAAQALSEMIHLDRLIATLMQAVIEDAGAETGALILKDDRLTVVAQCSGSRQCDLEKLAVADCATIPVSVIHSVERTSETLVFDDALSESSFSTDPYIQHRQTRSLLCMPILKQNQLIGILYLENNLSTGVFKRDRLQVLKLLMAQAAISLENARLYKRLADYAETLEKKVEERTQALQQEIAERQQTEAALRRSEANYRNLLQTANSVIIRYDPQGRIRYINDYGVKFLGYEEHQILGRTLFETIIPDIETSGRDVKPFIHALLRNPQSYPQTDGENLCRDGRRVWVAWSNQAIFNEQGEFVEILSIGHDITQCKEAEEALQRSETKFRNIFENSQVGIFRSRLSDGLALDANQRLADLYGFNSPDEMIGILYSPDFYVNLCDRQQVVELLKRHGDLQNVEIQMRKRDGTAFWGLHSFHLNATDGYMEGVTTDISDRKRAEVALQTSEERLRLALTAANQGLYDMNIKTEEIVVNPEYALMLGYDPATFHETKSRWIESLHPDDRESMVAIYNGFITGEVPNYQAEYRHRTQDGQWKWILSVGKIVTWNEFGEPIRALGVYTDIDDRKRAEAALQASEAELRSLFSAIPDPLFVITAEGQVIEAVAISPAQLYRPIEEQIGKTLHQLFAQEQADEFLNYVQQVLRTQQVLTVEYSLWIDGREIWLSARIAPFRQGQVVWLARDITAHKQAQVASILEERNRMAREIHDTLAQAFTGILAQAGAANQVLTDDLEATQAHLTLIKELARTGLIEARRSVVALRPQLLEEGSLQSALHRLVAQIRAAAMDTTLYYEIEGAVYSLPTEVESNLLRMGQEALTNAIRHANADEVRVELVYDRDRFCLRVKDNGQGFGVGSIPSSEGFGLLGMSERAERIGAQLTIRSQPGQGTEMIVTVNRE, encoded by the coding sequence ATGAAAGCGGCTCAAGCTCTCTCAGAAATGATCCATCTCGATCGATTAATTGCCACGTTGATGCAGGCAGTGATAGAAGATGCAGGAGCCGAAACAGGCGCTCTGATCCTGAAAGATGATCGACTCACTGTGGTGGCTCAATGCAGCGGAAGTAGACAGTGTGACCTAGAAAAGCTTGCTGTTGCTGACTGTGCAACGATTCCTGTCTCCGTCATTCACTCGGTAGAACGCACATCTGAAACTTTGGTGTTTGATGATGCACTCAGCGAATCGTCTTTTTCAACTGATCCTTACATTCAACACCGACAAACGCGATCGCTTCTCTGTATGCCAATTCTCAAGCAAAATCAGCTGATCGGCATCCTTTATCTAGAGAACAATCTTAGTACCGGAGTGTTTAAGCGCGATCGCTTGCAAGTCCTGAAACTGTTGATGGCTCAGGCAGCAATTTCACTAGAAAATGCTCGGTTGTATAAACGGTTAGCAGACTATGCCGAAACACTGGAAAAGAAAGTAGAAGAGCGAACTCAAGCCTTGCAGCAGGAGATTGCGGAACGCCAACAAACCGAAGCCGCATTGAGACGCAGTGAAGCAAATTATCGCAACCTGTTACAAACCGCGAACTCCGTCATCATTCGCTATGATCCGCAAGGACGGATTCGATACATCAATGATTATGGGGTGAAATTCTTGGGCTATGAAGAACATCAGATTTTAGGGCGAACCTTATTTGAGACTATCATTCCAGACATCGAAACCTCTGGGCGCGATGTTAAACCATTCATCCACGCTTTACTTCGCAATCCTCAATCGTACCCGCAAACCGACGGTGAAAACCTGTGTCGAGACGGTCGGCGAGTTTGGGTTGCCTGGTCGAATCAAGCCATCTTCAATGAGCAGGGAGAGTTCGTTGAAATTTTATCGATTGGACATGACATCACCCAGTGTAAAGAGGCAGAAGAAGCATTACAGCGCAGTGAAACTAAGTTCCGCAACATCTTTGAAAACTCACAGGTCGGCATCTTTCGATCGCGCCTCTCGGATGGATTAGCTCTCGATGCTAATCAACGCCTTGCCGATCTATATGGCTTTAATTCACCCGATGAGATGATTGGGATCTTATATTCCCCAGACTTTTATGTAAATCTGTGCGATCGCCAACAAGTCGTTGAATTGCTGAAGCGTCATGGCGACCTGCAAAACGTTGAAATTCAGATGCGAAAACGAGACGGCACAGCGTTTTGGGGGCTTCACTCTTTTCATCTGAATGCAACCGATGGATATATGGAAGGTGTGACTACAGATATTAGCGATCGCAAACGAGCAGAAGTCGCTCTACAAACGAGTGAAGAGCGACTACGCTTAGCATTAACCGCTGCAAATCAGGGACTCTACGATATGAATATCAAAACTGAAGAAATCGTGGTTAACCCAGAATACGCTTTAATGCTAGGCTACGATCCGGCAACATTTCACGAGACCAAATCTAGGTGGATTGAGAGTTTGCATCCTGATGACAGAGAATCAATGGTTGCAATTTACAATGGTTTTATTACTGGAGAAGTCCCCAACTATCAAGCAGAGTATCGCCATCGTACCCAGGATGGTCAGTGGAAATGGATTCTTTCTGTCGGCAAAATTGTTACCTGGAATGAATTTGGTGAACCCATCCGAGCGTTGGGAGTTTATACCGATATCGATGATCGCAAACGGGCAGAAGCAGCATTGCAAGCCTCTGAAGCAGAACTGCGATCGCTCTTTTCAGCCATTCCCGATCCGCTGTTTGTCATTACTGCTGAAGGGCAAGTGATCGAAGCGGTCGCTATTTCGCCTGCTCAGTTGTATAGACCAATCGAGGAGCAGATTGGTAAAACACTGCATCAACTCTTTGCACAAGAACAAGCCGATGAATTTCTCAATTATGTTCAACAGGTGCTGAGAACGCAACAAGTGCTCACGGTCGAGTACAGTCTGTGGATCGATGGACGAGAAATCTGGCTTTCGGCTCGCATTGCACCCTTCCGGCAGGGGCAGGTGGTTTGGCTAGCGCGAGATATTACGGCGCACAAGCAAGCACAAGTCGCCTCAATTCTGGAAGAACGTAATCGCATGGCACGCGAAATTCACGATACACTCGCTCAGGCGTTTACAGGCATTCTGGCTCAGGCAGGAGCGGCAAACCAGGTGCTAACGGATGATTTGGAAGCAACCCAGGCACACCTAACCCTGATCAAAGAATTGGCACGAACTGGACTCATTGAAGCTAGGCGATCGGTCGTTGCACTCCGTCCTCAGCTTTTGGAGGAAGGCAGCTTACAGAGCGCCCTACATCGTCTCGTCGCTCAAATCAGAGCTGCTGCAATGGATACCACTTTATATTATGAGATCGAGGGTGCAGTGTATTCTCTGCCCACTGAAGTTGAGAGTAACCTACTGCGGATGGGGCAGGAAGCATTAACGAATGCGATTAGACACGCCAATGCTGACGAAGTTCGAGTCGAGCTAGTCTACGATCGCGATCGATTTTGCTTGCGTGTGAAAGACAATGGACAGGGCTTTGGAGTTGGGAGTATTCCATCTTCTGAGGGTTTTGGCTTACTCGGCATGAGCGAACGGGCAGAGCGCATCGGCGCACAACTCACGATTCGGAGCCAACCTGGACAAGGAACAGAGATGATTGTCACTGTCAATCGGGAGTAG
- a CDS encoding response regulator transcription factor encodes MSQAIRVLIADDHAIFRQGLATIIDRDSDMQVVAQAENGEQAIALFKENQPDVTLMDLRMPEVEGVAAISAICATAKSARIIVLTTYDSDEDIYRGLQAGAKGYLLKETEPNELLNAIRTVHRGQKYIPPDVGAKLVQRLSNPELSERELEVLHSLAQGMSNAEIAAALSIGEGTVKSHINRILNKLDVSDRTQAVIIAVKRGIVNL; translated from the coding sequence ATGAGCCAAGCCATTCGGGTTCTGATTGCAGACGATCATGCCATTTTTCGGCAAGGATTAGCCACGATTATTGACCGTGACTCAGATATGCAGGTGGTTGCCCAAGCTGAAAATGGGGAACAAGCGATCGCGCTATTTAAGGAAAATCAACCAGATGTCACGCTCATGGATCTGCGAATGCCTGAAGTAGAAGGAGTTGCTGCCATCAGTGCAATTTGTGCTACTGCTAAATCTGCTCGAATTATTGTACTGACCACGTATGATAGTGACGAAGATATCTATCGAGGATTGCAGGCAGGCGCAAAAGGATATCTATTGAAAGAAACTGAACCTAACGAGCTTCTGAATGCCATTCGCACCGTTCATCGGGGTCAGAAGTACATTCCGCCCGACGTGGGAGCAAAGTTAGTCCAGCGCCTCAGCAATCCAGAATTGAGTGAAAGAGAATTGGAGGTACTTCACTCACTAGCACAGGGCATGAGTAATGCCGAGATTGCGGCGGCTTTGAGTATCGGTGAAGGCACGGTTAAATCTCATATCAATCGGATTTTGAATAAGTTAGATGTCAGCGATCGCACCCAAGCTGTGATTATTGCGGTTAAACGCGGCATTGTTAATTTATAG
- a CDS encoding DsbA family protein, whose translation MNDDRSHSPLLVLPSTQDWMQGVLSAKVVLVMYGDYQCPKSAGVYKLIKGIKRELSGSFGEGYLCFIFRHFPQIQIYPHAQRAAQAAEAAAVQGQFWSMHDTLFIHQQQLENGYLVEYANNLGLDIPQFLKELSKQVHVDRINEDIESGCKSGITAAPVLFINNIRYTGCWRITELIAAIVAASH comes from the coding sequence ATGAACGACGATCGTAGCCACAGTCCCTTACTTGTCCTACCTTCAACCCAAGATTGGATGCAAGGTGTGCTGAGTGCCAAGGTCGTACTGGTGATGTATGGAGACTATCAATGTCCTAAAAGTGCGGGCGTTTACAAGCTGATTAAAGGGATCAAACGAGAGCTTAGTGGTTCTTTTGGAGAGGGTTATTTATGCTTTATCTTCCGTCATTTTCCGCAAATACAGATTTATCCTCATGCTCAACGGGCAGCCCAAGCCGCTGAAGCCGCCGCTGTCCAGGGACAGTTTTGGTCGATGCACGACACTTTATTTATCCATCAACAACAGTTAGAGAACGGTTATCTTGTCGAGTACGCCAACAATTTAGGGCTTGATATCCCTCAATTTCTCAAAGAGTTGTCTAAACAAGTGCATGTCGATCGCATCAATGAAGATATCGAAAGTGGATGCAAGAGTGGAATAACCGCTGCTCCAGTCCTATTTATTAATAACATTCGATATACCGGATGCTGGAGAATAACAGAGTTGATAGCAGCCATTGTTGCTGCAAGTCACTAA
- a CDS encoding SDR family oxidoreductase, which yields MVNVNSKVIAITGASSGIGEATARLLAHRGLRVVLGARRTDRLAAIASEIRDKGGVVEYRALDVTSLEDMQAFVEFAKARFGRLDVMVNNAGVRPFSKLEVLKIDEWNRMIDVNLRGVLHGIAAALPLFKQQHAGQFVNLASVGGHLVFPYAAVYCATKFAVRAISEGLRQESTDIRVTVISPGNTESEIGNTITDAEAAQWAAEFRTSIMPPDTIARAIAFAIEQPDDVDVNEILVRPIGQSG from the coding sequence ATGGTAAACGTTAATAGCAAAGTCATCGCAATCACCGGAGCGAGTAGCGGAATTGGTGAAGCAACTGCTAGATTACTCGCTCACCGAGGGTTGCGGGTTGTATTGGGAGCACGACGTACCGATCGACTTGCGGCGATCGCATCTGAAATCCGCGATAAAGGTGGCGTAGTAGAATACCGCGCTTTGGATGTGACTAGCCTCGAAGACATGCAAGCGTTTGTTGAGTTTGCCAAAGCGCGATTCGGTCGCCTTGATGTAATGGTCAACAATGCAGGGGTAAGACCATTCTCGAAGCTAGAAGTGTTGAAGATCGACGAGTGGAACCGCATGATTGATGTGAACCTGCGCGGCGTACTTCACGGCATTGCTGCCGCCCTGCCGCTCTTCAAACAGCAACACGCTGGACAGTTTGTGAATCTAGCCTCGGTTGGCGGACATCTTGTTTTTCCCTATGCTGCGGTTTACTGTGCCACCAAGTTTGCGGTGCGGGCAATCTCTGAGGGATTGCGGCAAGAATCGACAGATATTCGAGTGACAGTGATCTCGCCCGGCAATACGGAATCTGAAATCGGCAACACCATCACTGATGCGGAAGCGGCGCAGTGGGCAGCAGAATTTCGCACCTCCATTATGCCACCAGATACGATCGCGCGTGCCATTGCCTTTGCGATCGAGCAACCAGACGACGTGGATGTGAATGAAATCCTCGTTCGACCGATTGGACAGAGCGGCTAA
- a CDS encoding alpha/beta hydrolase, which translates to MSTFVLVHGSWHDGSAWQAVVDHLEAKGHQAFAPTIAGHGKGVNKNVNHAQCTQSIVDYIVDKDLTDIVLLGHSFAGTIIAKVAEAISDRIRRLIFLDAFVLNDGESLRDNLPPHYQALFDSLARESDDHTLVMPFELWREALLNDADLELARSSYAQLSPEPYQPWIDKLDLKQFYSLPMPKSYLYCTEDNVLPQGEWGWHPRMSNRLGLFRLVQMPGSHEVMFSNPIGLAEKMIVAGRD; encoded by the coding sequence ATGTCAACTTTTGTCTTGGTTCATGGCTCCTGGCATGATGGTTCTGCTTGGCAAGCAGTCGTTGACCATCTAGAAGCGAAAGGGCATCAGGCTTTTGCTCCCACGATCGCAGGTCATGGTAAAGGCGTGAATAAGAACGTTAACCATGCTCAATGCACACAATCGATCGTCGATTACATTGTGGACAAAGACTTAACCGATATTGTTCTCTTAGGTCATAGTTTTGCCGGAACAATCATTGCGAAAGTTGCCGAAGCGATTAGCGATCGCATTCGACGACTGATCTTCTTAGATGCTTTTGTCCTCAATGATGGTGAAAGCCTCAGAGATAACCTTCCGCCGCACTATCAAGCGCTATTTGACTCTCTAGCTAGAGAATCGGACGATCATACGCTGGTGATGCCGTTTGAGCTTTGGCGAGAAGCGCTTCTCAACGATGCTGACCTCGAACTGGCTCGATCCAGTTACGCACAACTATCCCCTGAACCGTATCAACCGTGGATTGACAAGTTGGACTTGAAGCAGTTTTACTCGCTGCCCATGCCTAAAAGTTACCTCTACTGTACAGAAGATAATGTCCTCCCTCAAGGCGAGTGGGGTTGGCATCCGAGAATGTCTAACCGCTTGGGGCTATTTCGGCTTGTACAAATGCCTGGTAGTCACGAGGTCATGTTTTCTAACCCGATCGGTTTAGCCGAAAAGATGATTGTGGCAGGGCGCGACTAG
- a CDS encoding VOC family protein yields MTISTQTSSTLGSNPLSSMQIDHVCLNVPNYEETLQWYQEKLDATIDREWTVDVFPDLKLAYLQVYGFRIEIIGSTQSRSGMPEAKDLGEGVRTSGIGHFCFRVDDVDAVLAELNRRGVPTFFELRSDPGAGVRLCLVKDNNGNLIEFVTPLKESAQ; encoded by the coding sequence ATGACAATTTCAACTCAAACATCTTCAACTCTAGGCTCAAATCCTCTGAGTTCGATGCAAATCGATCATGTTTGCTTGAATGTCCCGAACTATGAGGAAACGCTTCAGTGGTATCAAGAAAAGCTCGATGCGACGATCGATCGAGAATGGACAGTTGATGTCTTCCCCGACCTGAAACTGGCTTATTTACAAGTCTATGGATTCCGGATCGAAATTATCGGCAGCACTCAGTCACGCTCTGGGATGCCCGAAGCTAAAGACCTTGGTGAAGGAGTACGCACGAGTGGCATTGGACATTTTTGTTTCCGTGTTGATGACGTGGATGCGGTACTGGCTGAATTGAATCGACGCGGTGTCCCAACCTTTTTTGAACTGCGCAGCGACCCTGGTGCTGGAGTTCGGCTCTGTTTGGTGAAGGACAATAACGGCAATCTGATTGAATTTGTCACTCCTTTGAAAGAGTCTGCACAGTAA
- a CDS encoding FAD-dependent oxidoreductase yields MTTTYRHSAAFDDLAALLTGQLFLPQAADYEQVRQIWNGKVKTQPAAIARCLTVQDVIHTVRWTRSQGLPLSVRAGGHDTAGRALSEGVVIDLSQMRTVTVDPVARTAHVQAGATISDLIETTTQYGLVTATGTCSAVGMAGFTLGGGYSELTGAYGLGIDNLLSAQVVTADGQLITANAKEHPDLLWGLRGGGGNFGVVVSLEYRLHPRPTVLSGLLLYPLGEAKTVLSRLNDFMATIPDELTILSGFIQMPEGATVLFLLPLYCGDAAGEPVIAPLRTFGTVLFDQVRSMTYREFIHQWDANAPKGRHYYAKTQSIKGFQPEIIDTLIEQGLPFSSPFSFIALHHFHGAASRVGASETAFALRQDHLMVELIAAWEPQDDEQRHLQWAQNISRSLAPYALKGGYISLLDQEEQERVRLAFGSNYERLLDLKQKYDPDDVFRSTIGHLAPHLLTR; encoded by the coding sequence ATGACAACTACATACCGTCACAGTGCTGCTTTCGACGATCTCGCAGCACTGCTCACAGGACAGCTTTTTCTGCCTCAAGCTGCTGATTATGAACAGGTGCGTCAGATCTGGAATGGTAAGGTGAAGACACAACCCGCTGCGATCGCTCGTTGTCTCACGGTACAAGATGTCATTCATACGGTTCGCTGGACACGATCGCAGGGGCTACCCCTCTCGGTTCGAGCGGGAGGACACGATACTGCTGGACGAGCGTTGTCTGAGGGCGTGGTGATTGATTTGTCTCAGATGAGAACTGTCACCGTTGATCCTGTTGCACGCACAGCGCACGTTCAAGCTGGAGCAACGATCAGTGATCTGATCGAGACAACCACCCAATATGGGTTGGTGACAGCGACAGGAACCTGCTCCGCCGTTGGCATGGCTGGATTTACCCTGGGAGGAGGATACAGCGAACTTACAGGGGCTTATGGGCTGGGTATTGATAATCTACTGTCTGCACAAGTGGTCACTGCCGATGGGCAACTTATCACCGCAAACGCCAAAGAACATCCCGATCTGCTTTGGGGACTACGCGGTGGGGGAGGCAACTTTGGCGTTGTCGTCTCGCTGGAGTATCGCCTGCATCCACGCCCGACCGTGTTATCTGGGTTACTGCTCTATCCGCTAGGGGAAGCTAAAACCGTGTTAAGCCGTTTGAACGACTTCATGGCGACTATCCCCGATGAATTGACGATTCTGTCTGGGTTCATTCAGATGCCAGAGGGCGCGACAGTTCTCTTTCTCTTACCGCTCTACTGTGGTGACGCAGCAGGTGAGCCAGTAATCGCCCCCCTACGAACCTTTGGGACTGTGCTATTCGATCAGGTGCGATCGATGACGTATCGCGAATTTATTCATCAGTGGGATGCGAATGCACCGAAGGGGCGTCACTACTATGCTAAAACACAGTCGATCAAAGGGTTTCAGCCTGAAATCATTGACACATTGATCGAACAGGGACTGCCCTTTTCTTCCCCCTTTTCGTTCATCGCGCTGCATCACTTTCATGGAGCCGCGAGCCGCGTCGGGGCGTCGGAAACTGCTTTTGCACTGCGGCAGGATCATCTAATGGTTGAGCTAATTGCAGCTTGGGAGCCACAGGACGACGAGCAGCGGCATCTTCAATGGGCACAAAACATCTCACGCTCCCTTGCACCTTATGCCTTAAAAGGCGGATACATCAGCCTTCTGGATCAGGAAGAACAGGAGCGTGTTCGGCTTGCTTTTGGGTCGAACTATGAGCGATTGCTCGATCTGAAGCAGAAATATGACCCAGATGATGTGTTTCGATCGACGATCGGACATCTCGCCCCCCATTTGCTCACACGGTAA
- a CDS encoding FAD-binding oxidoreductase, protein MTTTYRHSAAFNDLAALLTEQLFFPQDADYEQVRQLFNGRVKTQPAAIARCLTVQDVIHTIRWTRSHNLPLSVRGAGHEIFGRSLIENGVVIDLSQMRAVTVDPDTRTAQIQAGATASDLIEAAQQYGLATVTGTISSVGMTGLTLGGGYGPLNGAYGLAADNLLSAQVVTADGQLITANAEENADLLWGLRGGGGNFGVVVSLEFRLHPLTTVLSGLLLYPLEQARTVLHRFNEFIATAPDELTIRSGFLQIPDGQMVLFLSPTYCGSIEAGEQAIAPLRTFGTVLVDQMQSVSYHELIHSNDAFTPKGRHGYLQTQSLDGLQTETIEALIEQGLPLPSPFSAINIHHFHGAASRVGVSETAFALRQDHLMVELIAAWEPQDDEQRYIQWAQNLSQALAPYAFKGGYINLLDEQEQERVRLAFGSNYERLLDLKQKYDPDDVFRSTIGHLAPHSLTR, encoded by the coding sequence ATGACAACTACATACCGTCACAGTGCTGCTTTCAACGATCTCGCAGCACTGCTCACAGAACAGCTTTTTTTTCCTCAAGATGCTGATTATGAACAGGTGCGTCAACTCTTCAATGGCAGGGTGAAGACACAACCCGCTGCGATCGCTCGTTGTCTCACTGTACAAGATGTGATTCATACGATTCGCTGGACACGATCGCATAATCTACCTCTCTCGGTTCGAGGTGCTGGACATGAGATTTTCGGACGATCGCTGATCGAGAATGGTGTGGTGATCGATCTGTCCCAGATGCGAGCCGTCACCGTTGATCCAGACACGCGCACAGCTCAAATTCAAGCTGGAGCAACGGCTAGCGACCTGATTGAGGCAGCACAGCAATACGGGTTAGCAACCGTCACGGGAACAATCTCTAGCGTTGGTATGACCGGACTGACTCTGGGGGGCGGCTATGGTCCTCTGAACGGTGCCTATGGACTGGCTGCTGATAATTTGCTGTCGGCACAAGTGGTCACTGCTGATGGGCAGCTTATCACCGCAAACGCCGAGGAAAACGCCGACCTACTCTGGGGACTGCGCGGTGGTGGTGGCAATTTTGGTGTCGTTGTTTCCCTGGAGTTTCGCCTGCATCCGCTCACAACCGTGTTATCGGGCTTACTGCTCTATCCTTTGGAGCAAGCTAGAACTGTGTTACACCGTTTTAACGAGTTCATCGCCACCGCTCCTGATGAATTGACGATTCGGTCTGGATTCCTTCAGATCCCCGATGGTCAGATGGTGCTGTTTCTCTCACCGACTTATTGTGGTTCTATTGAAGCGGGTGAACAAGCGATCGCACCTCTGCGGACTTTTGGTACAGTGCTGGTCGATCAGATGCAATCTGTTTCTTATCACGAATTAATTCATAGTAACGATGCGTTCACTCCAAAGGGTCGTCACGGCTACCTTCAAACTCAGTCGCTTGACGGCTTACAGACTGAGACGATCGAGGCACTGATTGAACAGGGACTGCCATTGCCTTCTCCGTTTTCGGCGATTAACATCCATCACTTTCATGGAGCCGCAAGTCGGGTAGGTGTATCTGAGACTGCTTTTGCGCTGCGTCAGGATCATCTGATGGTTGAGCTAATTGCAGCTTGGGAGCCACAGGACGACGAGCAGCGGTATATCCAATGGGCACAGAACCTCTCACAGGCACTAGCACCCTATGCTTTCAAAGGGGGATACATCAATCTCCTAGATGAGCAAGAACAGGAGCGCGTTCGGCTTGCCTTCGGGTCGAACTATGAGCGATTGCTCGATCTTAAGCAGAAATACGATCCAGATGATGTGTTTCGATCGACGATCGGACATCTCGCACCCCATTCACTCACACGGTAA
- a CDS encoding glucose 1-dehydrogenase: protein MSQKLSGKVALVTGGSSGIGLATAKRFVAEGAYVFIMGRRQTELDAAVNEIGKNVMGIQGDVSNLAELDRLYATIKQEQGHLDVIFANAGIGEPIPLGSIAEEHFDKTFNINVKGLLFTVQKALPLIPEGASIILTGSTSSIVGTPAFSVYGATKAAVRSFARNWTLDLKDRQIRVNALSPGVTPTPGYDQFGFSEEQAKEFVESQAKNIPLGRVGTPDEIAKAVVFLASDDSSFVNGIELFVDGGMAQI, encoded by the coding sequence ATGTCACAAAAACTCTCAGGAAAAGTTGCGCTTGTCACTGGCGGCTCCAGCGGCATCGGTCTTGCTACTGCCAAGCGATTTGTCGCTGAAGGTGCTTATGTCTTTATCATGGGTCGTCGTCAGACTGAACTTGATGCTGCGGTAAACGAGATTGGTAAAAACGTGATGGGCATTCAGGGCGATGTATCAAATCTGGCAGAACTCGATCGTCTTTACGCCACGATCAAGCAAGAGCAAGGTCACTTGGATGTGATCTTCGCCAATGCTGGCATTGGAGAACCCATCCCGCTCGGATCGATCGCCGAAGAACACTTTGACAAAACATTCAACATCAACGTCAAAGGTCTACTTTTCACTGTGCAGAAGGCACTGCCGCTGATACCAGAGGGTGCTTCCATCATCCTGACTGGCTCAACTTCTTCTATCGTTGGTACTCCAGCCTTCAGCGTGTATGGCGCGACTAAAGCTGCCGTGCGATCGTTTGCCCGCAACTGGACACTCGACCTTAAAGACCGCCAGATTCGAGTGAATGCGCTCAGCCCTGGTGTCACTCCGACTCCTGGTTACGATCAGTTTGGATTCAGTGAAGAGCAGGCGAAAGAATTTGTGGAGAGCCAAGCTAAAAATATTCCATTGGGACGAGTCGGCACGCCCGACGAGATCGCCAAAGCTGTTGTCTTTCTTGCTTCTGATGACAGCAGCTTTGTCAACGGCATCGAGCTGTTTGTAGATGGTGGCATGGCACAAATCTAA
- a CDS encoding alpha/beta hydrolase, producing MPYVTVGQENSATIDLYYEDLGTGQPIVLIHGFPLNGHSWEKQTLVLLNAGYRVITYDRRGFGNSSQPSSGYDYDTFAADLNTLMTQLDLQNTVLVGFSMGTGEVTRYLGKYGSERVQKAVLMASVPPFLLKTNDNLKGVDQSVFDGIMKAIVEDRPAYFSEFFKAFFNVDVLLGDRISNEAIQASWNVAVASSAKATLDCVPSWLTDFRNDLPRIDVPTLIIHGDADRILPLESTAARLPKLIKNSQLVVIPGGPHAINWTHADQVNPALLNFLQQES from the coding sequence ATGCCTTACGTTACTGTCGGTCAAGAAAATTCTGCAACCATTGATCTCTACTACGAAGATCTTGGCACAGGTCAACCGATTGTTCTGATTCATGGATTTCCCCTCAACGGTCATTCCTGGGAAAAGCAGACCTTAGTGCTGCTGAATGCAGGGTATCGAGTCATTACCTACGATCGCCGTGGATTTGGCAACTCTAGTCAACCCTCATCTGGTTATGACTACGATACCTTCGCCGCCGATTTGAATACACTCATGACCCAGCTTGACTTGCAAAATACCGTGTTGGTTGGCTTCTCAATGGGAACAGGTGAAGTGACGCGCTATCTTGGCAAATATGGCTCAGAACGGGTGCAGAAAGCGGTGCTAATGGCTTCTGTCCCACCATTTTTGTTAAAGACGAACGACAATTTAAAGGGCGTTGACCAAAGTGTCTTCGATGGCATTATGAAAGCGATCGTTGAAGATCGTCCAGCTTACTTTTCTGAATTTTTCAAAGCGTTCTTCAATGTGGATGTGTTGCTTGGCGATCGAATTAGCAATGAAGCAATTCAGGCAAGTTGGAATGTGGCTGTAGCGTCTTCTGCGAAAGCGACTTTAGATTGTGTACCGTCCTGGCTCACCGATTTCCGCAATGATCTGCCCCGCATTGATGTACCAACCCTGATCATTCATGGTGATGCTGATCGCATTTTGCCGCTTGAGTCCACCGCAGCAAGACTCCCGAAGCTGATTAAAAACAGTCAACTTGTTGTCATCCCTGGCGGACCGCACGCCATCAACTGGACTCACGCCGATCAGGTCAATCCCGCGTTGCTAAACTTTCTGCAACAGGAAAGTTAA